A region from the Alosa alosa isolate M-15738 ecotype Scorff River chromosome 7, AALO_Geno_1.1, whole genome shotgun sequence genome encodes:
- the LOC125298228 gene encoding zinc finger protein-like: protein MAPVLSSQLDLYPTDPVPLVHLDWSPTEPHPLVQLGMSSTDPEPLVQLRRVSVVLVDCCRTQGQLGKDKYSKTGVGHQCTAEKLIKCETCDERFNQVASLNKHTGERPFHCPECDKSLPQKKHIKRHQCVRTGGRLYDCPHCDKRQCYFRYTRERRNISNFLKTPAYTYRREAIHMHPMWKGFLVRETFRYTTVHTERM from the exons ATGGCTCCAGTGCTCAGCTCCCAGTTGGACCTGTACCCTACAGATCCTGTGCCTCTGGTCCACTTGGACTGGTCCCCTACAGAACCCCATCCTCTGGTCCAGCTGGGCATGTCCTCCACAGACCCTGAGCCTCTGGTCCAGTTGAGGAGGGTCTCAGTGGTGCTGGTGGACTGCTGTAGAACACAAGGACAGCTAGGGAAGGACAAATACAGCAAGACAG GAGTTGGACATCAATGTACAGCAGAGAAACTCATCAAGTGTGAAACATGTGACGAGAGATTCAATCAAGTAGCAAGTCTCAACAAACATACAGGAGAGAGACCGTTCCACTGCCCAGAGTGTGACAAGAGTCTTCCACAAAAGAAACATATCAAAAGACACCAGTGTGTTCGAACAGGAGGCAGGCTCTATGATTGCCCTCATTGTGACAAAAGACAGTGTTATTTTCGATACACACGGGAGAGAAGGAACATCTCAAACTTCTTAAAAACACCAGCGTATACATACAGGAGAGAGGCCATACACATGCACCCAATGTGGAAAGGGTTTTTAGTGAGAGAAACCTTCAGGTACACCACTGTTCATACCGAGAGAATGTGA